In Halanaerobium praevalens DSM 2228, the DNA window TATACTTTAAACAAAAAAGAAGATTTTATCAAAATGAAAGAATATGGAGTTGATGGGATTATTACAGATTATCCAGATCAGTTAAAAAATATTCTTAATAATTAATTTTTATTTAAGTTTTTTTAAAAAAATAAGGGGGATAAAAAAATGAAAAAAATTACTTTAACTTTAGCTGTGCTTTTAATTCTAGGAACTGTGATTTTTGGTGGAACTGCTTTAGCTGCTGATGATTATGATATTACTATTCGCTTAAGCCATGTTTTTCATCCAGATGAAGATTTATCAATAGTTATTGAAAATGTAACTGAGAGAATTAAAGAAAAAACTGATGGTGATGTAAATATTATTGTTTTTCCAAATAACCAGATAGCTTCTTATAAAGATGGTGTTGAACAGGTAATAAGAGGAGCCAATTTTATTTCAGCAGAAGATCCTACTTATATTGGAGATTATGTACCTGATTTTACTGCTTTAGTGGGACCAATGCTTTATGACAGTTATGATGAATATTTAGCAATGACTAAAACTGAATTAGTTCAGGATCTTAAAAAAGAAGCTGAAGAAGAGCATAATATTAAAATCTTATCTTTAGATTATATCTTTGGTTTTAGAAATTTAATTACTGATCAGGTAATTAGAACTCCTGAAGATTTAGAAGGAATAAAGCTTAGAGTTCCAGGAAGTCAGTTATTTATTGATACTTTAAATGCAATGGGAGCTAATTCCACTCCTTTACCATGGGGAGAAACTATTTCTGCTTTACAACAGGGAGTAGTAGATGGAATAGAGGGTACAGAATTTACAAATTTAGCAGATGGAATTTATGAAATTAAGAAAAATGTAGCTACAACTCGTCATTTCTTGGGAACTTTAGGTATTTATATTTCAGCTGATGTATGGGATGAAATGCCTGCAGAGTACAGAACAATTGTCCAAGAAGAATTTGATAAAGGTTCTTTAGAGTTAGTAAATAGACTAAAAAATAGTCATGCAGAAGTTGTATCTGAATTAGAAGCTAATGGAGTTAAGTTCAATAGTGTTGATCGAGAAGCTTTTGTTGAAGCAACTGAGCATATCTATGATGAATTCCCTGGTTTCAGTCCTGATATTTATCAGAGACTCCAAAGTGAATTAGAAATAATTAGAGAAGATTTAGAAAATAAATAAAGCTTAAGTAAATAGCTTAAACTTAAATTGTCCTAACAATAAATCATGTTAGGGCAATTTAATTCTATTAGAAGGCAAAGGAGGAAAGTAGAATGAAGATTTTAGGGAAATTAGAAGAAATTTTGAGCGCTTCTTTTATTTTGATTACAGTAATTTTAGTAATTATGAATGTTATTATGAGATATTTATTAAATATGGGCATTTTTTGGACAGAAGAAGTAGCTACTTATTGTTTTGTTTGGAGTGTTTTTTTAGGTGCTAGTGCTGCTTATAAACAGAGGATACATATTGGTATAGATCTTTTAACTAGAATAGTTCCTGAAAATTTAAAACCTTTAAGTAAAATGATTATTAATTTCTTTATGATTTTAATTAATGGTTATATTACTTATTTAGCTGTTATTTTTGTCAGTTTTTCAATTGGAAAGCCAACTCCAGTTTTGGGTGTTTCTTCTGCTTATGTAAATTCGGCAGTATTAGTTGCTTTTGCTTTAATGACTTTTCATGCTCTAAGGTATTTTATTAAGAATTTAAAATTAATGGTCAAGGAAAACAATAACTAAAAAAGGAGTGATTTTATGGCTTTTGTTCCCGTTATTATAGCCTTTATTTTATATTTTACTGGTATACCGATTGCTTTTGCTTTAATAGCTGCGGCTTTATCTTATTTTTCCTTTATTAATGTTGGCATGCCACCAGATTTGATTTTGCAGAGATTTGTTTCTAGCTCAGCTTCTTTTCCGATGTTAGCAATTCCATTTTTTATTATGGCTGGTTCGATTATGAATTACTCTGGAATTAGTGCTAGTTTAATGAAAATGGCTGATGTGTTAACAGGACACTTGACTGGGGGACTAGCTCAAGTTAATATAGTTTTGAGTTTATTAATGGGTGGAATTTCTGGTTCTGCTAATGCTGATGCTGCTATGCAGTGTAAAATTTTAGTGCCAGAAATGGAAAAAAGAGGCTATAGTCGAGCTTTTTCAACAGCAGTTACAGCTGCTTCATCTTCTGTGGCACCTGTAATTCCACCAGGAATTGATTTAATAATTTATGCTTTAATTGCTCAAGTTTCTGTTGGAAAAATGTTTTTGGCTGGCTATGCTCCAGCTATTATTATGGGTTTAACTTTAATGGTTACAGTTTCAATTATTGCTAAAAAAAGAAATTATGCTCCTTCGCGAGCAAAGAGAGCAAGTTTAAAAGAAATATTTACCCAAGCTAGAAAATCAATTTGGGCACTTTTTTTACCTTTTGGAATAATTTTAGGTTTAAGAGCAGGGATGTTTACCCCAACTGAAGGTGGAGCTATAGCTGTTTTATTTTGTACTTTAGTTGGAATTTTCGTTTATAAAGAATTAGAATTAAAGCATTTACCTTTAATTTTAAAAGATACAATTTATAGTACAAGTACAGTCATGTTTATTATTATTGCAGCTTCTATTTTTGGTTATTATATGACTTGGGAAATGATTCCTCAAGCTTTATCTGCAGCTTTACTTAGTGCTACAAATAGCAAAATTTTAATGCTTTTAATGGTTAATTTATTATTACTTATTTTAGGTATGTTTTTAGAAGGTGGAGCAGCTTTAATAATTTTAGCACCTTTATTAGTACCAGTAGTAACTGGTTTAGGTGTTGATCCAGTTCATTTTGGAGCAATTGCTATTGTTAATATTATGATTGGAGGGATTACTCCACCTTTTGGCTCAATGATGTTTACTTCTTGTAGTATAACTGGAGTAGAAATTAGTGATTTTGTCAAAGAGGTCTATCCTTTTATTTTAGCCTTAATCGTAGCTTTACTTGTAGTAACTTATGTTCCAGGAATTGTAATGTTTTTACCTAATTTATTTTAATTAGAAAATCAAGCTAAAATAATTTTAGTTTAGCTGTTCTTAAGTTTAGATAGAAACTAAGGCTAATTAATCTTAGAATTTGATTAACTAAAGGGTGATAGAATGGTTTCAGAAAAGAATATAATAATCAACTTAATTTTGGCTTTGTTTTTAAGCGGCTTAATTGGCTTTGAAAGAGAACAGCATGATCGACCTGCAGGTTTAAGAACTCATGTTTTAGTTGGGACTGGAGCAACAATAATTATGATGATTTCGCTGGCAATGCATAATATTCATGTCGAAAATGATGCAGGTCGAATAGCAGCTCAAGTAGTTAGTGGAGTTGGTTTTTTAGGAGCAGGGACAATAATTAAAGAAGGATTTTCAGTTAAAGGTTTAACTACTGCAGCCAGCCTCTGGGCAACAGCAGCAATTGGTTTAGCAATTGGTGGTAATTTTTATTTTTTAGCTGTTTTAACTACTTTATTTGTCATAGTCAGTTTGTATTTGCTAAATAGTATAGAGTTTAATAAAAACTCAAATAAATATAGGCGTTTAAAATTTAGACTAAAAAATGAAAATGAAATTTTAAGTAAAATCAGTAATATTTTAAATACAGATCAGCTTCGAATTAGAGGTATGCAGATTAAAAGAGATTTTCGGAAGCTAAGTGAAAGTGAAAATGAAATAATAGTTAAATATAAGCTAGAAAGTGGAGATAAAGAGAAATTATTACAAGCAGCAAACAAACTATTAGAAAATGAAGAAATAATAGAATTAGATATTAGTGATTAAAAAATTAATATCAAAATAAGATGTTAACAAAGTCTACCTTAATTGGTAGGCTTTTAAATTTATTATTAACTATATTATTTATTATAAAAACGAAAACAAATTTATTTTTAATTAAAAAATTTTCGTTTTAGTTAATTATTTAAGCTTAAATCTTTAAGACTGTAATCTTTTTGGTTGACTTCTGGCTCTAATTTGACTATCCTATTAGTTAGGATAATAAATATTTAATGATTATTGGAGGGTTAAAATGGAAGTTAAGTCAAAATCAAGTAGAATGGGTGAAGAACCTATTTTAAAGTTACTTTTTAAATTATCTGCACCTGCTATTGCAGGAATGCTTATCCAAGCACTTTATAATATTGTAGATAGTATTTATGTAGGTCGTTTAAGTACAGATGCTTTATCAGCTTTATCAATTTCATTTCCAGTGCAGATGTTTTTAATTGCAATTGGAGTTGGAACTGGAGTTGGAACTAGTTCTTTAATTTCTAGATTATTAGGAGAGGGAAATAAATGTCGAGCTAATAATGTGGCAGAACACGTCTTTTTTATTGCCATTATTTATGGAATTTTAGGTGGATTAGTCGGAATCTTTTTTTCAGAGGATATTGTGCGCCTATTTACTGATGATCCTGTTTTGATAGATTTAGGTTATCAGTATATAAATATAATTTTAACAGGCTCAATTGCAATCTTTTTACCAGCAATTTTTAATTATACATTAAGAGGTGAAGGTAATACTTTTTTGCCAATGTTAACAATGGTTATTGGTGGAGTCTTAAATATGATTCTGGATCCATTTTTAATTTTTGGTTTAGGTCCTTTTCCTCAACTTGGAGTAGCTGGTGCTGCTTATGCAACTGTTTTTTCGCGGATTATTGGTGGTATTTTTATTAGTTTTATTTTATTTAGTGATAAAAATGAGTTAACCTTAAAATTAAAAGATTTTAAATTTGATTTTCAAATTATAAAAGAAATATATAATGTTGGAATTCCAGCAATGGCAAATAGATTATTATTTAGTATGGCAATTGTTTTTATTAATTTAATTTTAGGTGCTTTTAATTCAACTGCTATAGCTGTAATGGGTTTAATTTTTAGAATGCAGTCTTTCTTTTTAATGATGGTTTTTGGTTTAACTCAAGGTTATTTGCCAATAGTTGGTTATAATTATGGTCATAATAATCCTGAACGAATGAAAAAAACTATTTTAGTAGGAAATGCAGTTGCTTTAAGTTTTGGGGTTTTTGGCTTTGTTATTTTCCAATTATTTCCGGAAGCAATTATTAGCTTATTTAATAGTGATCCTAAGTTATTAAGAATTGGAATTGATGCTTTTAGAAAAGTTAGTTTGTCATATTTCTTTTTAGTTTTAAATATAGTTGGAGTGGCTACTTTCCAGGCAATTGGTCGGGGAATGCCTAGTTTTATTTTGACTTTTTTAAGGCAGGCTGTGTTTTTAGTTCCAGGAATGTATCTTTTAGGAGAATTTTTTGGTTTAGATGCAGTGTGGTTTGGTTTTCCAATCGCAGAATTGACTTCTTTTTTGATTATGCTTTTTTGGTTAACTATTGCTATTAAAGATGCAATGGCTAATATGAGAAAAGCAGCTTAGTTTTAGTTTAGTCGAGTTTTGAAGGAGGAAAAAATGAGTAGAGCAATCAAAATTGAAAATGTAAATAAGAGTTATGGTGATTTGCAGGCTTTAGCAGATATAGATTTGGAGATCAAACAAGGTGAATTTTTTGGCTTATTAGGTCCTAATGGAGCTGGTAAGAGTACTTTAATTGGAATTTTAGGTGGTTTAGTTAAAAAAGATTCAGGACAGGTCACTGTTTTGGGAAAAGATATTATTAGTGATTACAGAAAAACTAAAAAATCTTTGGGAATTGTTCCCCAAGAAATAACCTTTGATCCTTATTTTACAGTTAGAGAAACATTAGAAATGCATTCTGGCTATTTTGGGATTAAGGATAATTCGGCTAAAATAGATGAGTTATTAAGAGCTTTGAGTTTAAAAGATAAGGCAGAAATTGGCCCCCGTGAACTATCAGGTGGGATGAAAAGAAGATTGCTGATTGCTAAAGCTTTGGTCCATGATCCTGAAATAATTGTTTTAGATGAGCCAACTGCTGGAGTGGATGTTGAGTTAAGAAATAGTTTGTGGGACTATGTCATTGATCTTAATCAAAAAGGAAAAACAATTATTTTGACAACTCATTATTTAGAAGAAGCAGAAGCACTTTGTGATCGAATTGCAATTATGGATCAGGGGAAAATTATTAAGATAGATAGTAAAGAAAATCTAATTAATTCAATAGATAAAAAATTAATTAAGATTCAATTTAAAAATTTGGCTTCGAATATAGAAAATGAGTTAGCAGAATTTCAATTTGAGTTAAACAAAACAGAAAAAGAGCTTATAATTGAGGCTGCTAAAAAAGATCTAGATCAAATAATGACTAAAATTAATAATTTGAAGCTAGAAATTGTAGATTTAAATATTGAAAGTGCAAAATTAGAAGATGTCTTTATTAAGCTGACTAATTTGGGTGGTGAGACTGATGAATAATATTACTTTTTTAAGTTTAGTTAAGAGAGAAATTTCTCGTTTTTCTAAAGTTGCTATTCAGACTATTTTTGCACCTTTGATTTCTACTGGTTTGTATTTAATTATATTTTCTTATTCTTTTCAAAATAGAGAGGTAGCAAGATATGCCATTCCTTATATTGATTTTATAGTGCCTGGTTTAATTATGATGAGTTTAATTCAAAATTCATTTGCTAACACTTCTTCTTCTTTGATTGGAGCTAAATATAATGGGATTATTATTGACTTTTTGCTGGCCCCTTTTTCTCATATTGAACTAACTTTAGGTTTTATGATTGGAGGAATGGTTAGAGGAATTTTGGTAGGAAGTGTAACTTATTTAGTGGCTACTTTCTTTTATGGAGGAGCAGTTGCTCATCCTTTTTTGGCTCTCTTTTTTGCTATTTTAGTTTCTGCAATTTTTTCTCTTTTTGGAATAATTGCTGGCTTATGGGCTGAAAAATTTGACCATGTTTCTATTTTTTCTAACTTTTTTATTACTCCTTTAACCTTTTTAAGTGGTGTTTTTTATTCTGTTAAAGGTTTACCAGGAATTTGGAGCACAGTATCTTTATTTAATCCGGTTTTTTATATGGTAGATGCAGTTCGCTATTCTTTTATTGGTCAATCCGATATAGCACCTGCTTTTTCCGCTTTGATTATGGCTAGTTTGGCTGCTCTTTTATTAGTAGTAGTTACTTATTTATTTAAAATTGGTTATAAAGTGAAAAGCTAGTTTTTAATTATTTTTTGTTTTTTAAAATATTTAAAGTTTAATCTTTAATTGGAGGTAAAAATTATGGCATGGATGGGAAAACTTTTGGGAGGCACAATTGGTTTATCTTTTGGTGGCCCTTTAGGAGCTGTAATTGGAGCTGCGATTGGTAATCATTTTGATCAGAGTAGTTCAAATTATAGTCAGACAAGAGTTAGTGGAACTAGAGCGAGACAAAGAACTAATTTAAATCAGCAGGAAAAAAAGCAGACTATATTTTTTACTAGCATATTTTCTATGTTAGCAAAATTTGCTCAAGCTGATGGTACAGTTAATCGGGCAGAAGTTAAAACTATTGATAATTTTATTAAAAATGAACTTAAATTAAGGGGAGAAGCCCGTCAATTAGCAATTAAAGTTTTTGATGAGGCTAAAAGAAAAAATAATAGTTTTGAAGAGTATGCCCAACAATTTTATAATAATTTTAAAAATGAACAAACTTTGGTTTTAGGAATGTTTGATTTATTATTTAGAATTGCTGCAGCAGATAATGATTTTCATCATAAAGAAAAAGAATATATTAAAAAAGCTCAAAGAATATTTGGATTAAATGAAAGTCAATATCAAAGTATTAGATCTCAATATTTTGAGAGTGCTGATTTAGATAATTACTATAAGATTTTAGAGTGCTCTCCTCAGGCAGACTTTAAAGAAGTTAAGCGTCAATATCGAAAAAAGGCTAAAGAATTTCATCCAGATAATGTAATAGGTAAAGGATTACCAGAAGAATTTGTTGATTTTGCTGAACAAGAGTTTAAAAAAATTAATGATGCTTATGAAAAAATCAAAGCAGAAAAAAATGCTTAGAGTTTAAGTAAATTCTAATTTTGGGGGAATGAAAATGAAGATTGTGATAATTGAGCCACTTAATATTTCTATGGCGAAAATAGAAGAGTACAGAAAAAAAATGGAGCTTGAAGGTCATCAGTTAATTGCTTATTCTAAGCGAGCCGAAACTGAAGCAGAAATGATCAAAAGAGCAGAAGTAGCTGATATTCTAGTTATAGCTAACCAGCCATTATCAGCTGAGGTAATTAATGCTTGCCCCAAGTTAAAGTTTATTTCTGTTGCTTTTACTGGTTTTGATCACTTAGCAATAGAGGCTTGTCGTAAAAATGAAATTTTAGTTGCTAATGCTGCTGGTTATGCAAACCAAGCTGTGACAGAATTAGTTTTTGGATTAGTAATTGATTTAATGAGAAAAATTAAAAAAGCAGATGCTTTTGTTCGAAATTCTAAAACGAAAGCTAGTTTAATTGGCACTGAATTAGCTGGTAAAAATTTTGGAATAGTTGGTTTTGGTGCTATTGGTCAAAAAGTTGCTCAAGTTGCTAATTCTTTTGGCTGTAAAATTTTAGTTGATAAACATAAAGAGTATAATTTTGAAGCAGATTTTGAGGTAGAATATTTGGAATTAGAAAAATTAATGCAGAAAAGTGACATTGTTAGTCTGCATGTTCCTCTAAAAGAAACAACTCAAAATTTAATTACAAGCGAAGAACTTGCCTTAATGAAAAAAAGTGCAATCTTGATTAATACAGCTCGTGGCCCAGTTGTTAATAGCCAGGACTTAGCTAAGGCCTTAAATAATGGAGAAATTGGTGGAGCTGGGATCGATGTTTTTGAAATGGAACCTCCAATTCCAAAGAGTCATCCCCTTTTAAAGGCCAAAAATACAATTTTGACTCCTCATTTAGCCTTTGCTACAGAAGAAGCATTTTTAAAAAGAGCTGAAATTGTTTTTGAAAATATAGAAAATTGGTTAGCAGCTAAGCCGCAAAATCTTGTTTAATTTTTTTAACAAATAATAAATAATAAATATTTATTCAATATAATTTAAATTTGAGCTTCCCTGTCTGAGTTATTTTACTTCTAGACAGGGATTTTTTTAGTTTTAGAGAATTTAGGTTATCTCCAATTATAAAATTATAGTTTATTTATAAGCTTTGATAAATTTATAATTATTTGCATCTGATTCTTTGGGCTCAAACTGATAACCATTAACATTTAATTCTTTAATTTCTTTTAAGCTTTGAACTTGATTTTTTATTAGCTTATTTAGTAATTTACCTCTATTTTGTTTAACATAATAACCAACTGTTTTTAAGCTGCCATCTTCTTTTTCTTCTTTAAAATAAAAGTTGATTATTTTCCCCTGATAATTATCTTTAACGACTTTACTATATTCATTTGAGGCTAAATTAATAATTAAGTCAGTTTTGGCAAAATAATTTTTCATTATTTCTTGCCAATATTCTTTTAGTTTAATTCTATTTGGCTTAAGTTTCATTTCTAGCCTATAAGGCCAAATTTCTGTCTGAGCTGTTAAAGGTCCATACATAGGAGAGATTATAACTAGTTTTTCTTGGAGATAGTTAATTTCTTTTTTTTCGAAATTTTCAAGTTCTATTTGTTTAAAAACAGCACCATTATAGCATTCTAAGGCAGGAATTGTCTTATCGGAAAACTTATGATTTTGATAAAGCTCATAAGTTCTATCTAATAAGTTGCCCTGAATATCAAGTTCTGTAGCTAATTCTTTTTTGGATAAGCTTTTTAGGTAATTAAATAATTTTTGAGTCATTTTTTCGGCTATAATAGATTTTCCTTTTTTAGTGCTTTTTCTTTTATGATTTTGAGTTTTACTAGGAGATAGAATTATTTTCATTTTTAACATCCTTTCTTTTTTAAAGTTAACTTATTTAGTTTACTTAAGCTATTATTTCAAGAAAACAAAGAATATCCCTTTTTATTAAAATATTTTTTGAATTATCCTTGACAATAACTAAAAGATGTAGTACAATGTTATTCGTGACATAAGTGGAGAGATGTCCGAATTGGCTAAGGGGCCGGACTTGAAATCCGGTGAAGCCGAAAGGTGTCAGGGTTCGAGTCCCTGTCTCTCCGCCATTGAATATTAAGGGCTAAAGCCCATTTTAGAAACCTGCCGAGAGGCGGGTTTTTTTGTTTTAAATTATTTATTAGCTTATAGAAAATTAATTAGCACTAATTTTTGCTGATTTTAAATTAATTATATCAAAAAAGAGAGGACTTCTTTTAAAAGGAGTCCTCTTACTAAATTATTCAGCAGCTACTATCTTAAAAGAACTTTTAAGTTTTTTGCTAGGCTGATTTAACTTTTTATAAACGGCTGCTGTATTTACATATTGAGATAATCCTTTTGGTATATCTTTGCTTTTAATATTATCATAGCCAAAAGTTCTGAGTATATCTTTAACCATGACCCCCATAGTTTGTTTAGAGAAGCTATGATTAAGATTAAATAGCTCCTGGTCTCCATAGATACTTTCTATTTCAGAAATAGAAGCAGCTAAAGCTGGTATTTCTAACTCACTAAAGACCATCATTCTATAGATATTTTCACCTGCTGCTAAAAGATTATATATTTTTTTAGCTATTTGATTGTCTCTAAATTTTTGGTGTCTGGGATTTCTCTCGATAAAAGAATTAAAATTAATTTTATAATTTTCCATTTAATCCACTCCTTTTAACCTACTCCTTAAATCTAATTTATTAATTAAAATCTATTTAAAGTTTTAAAATAATCAATATTATAAGATGACTCTTCGCTGAAAATTAGGGCTTTAAAAAATGCAATGTTATAGTTATTTTCTGCTTTCAGTTTAAAAATAGCGAAAGAATTTTCCTCTTCTGAAAAAGCATAAATATAATTTTTAGGTTCAAAAATTTCTGCTTCAGGAGCAAAACAGATACAATAATACTGATTGTCTCTAAACTTAAAACTTTTTATTTGATAACTATCTATTAATTTTTTGAATTTTTTTGACTTCATCTCAAATTCTATTCCTTTTATAGATAAATCATCAGCAAGATCATTCTGAAATTCTTCTATAAAATCTTTATTTTTTGCTTCAACATATTTTTTGTCAGCCCAATTAAGTTTATTTAACTGTTCGCTGAGCTTATTATCTGCTGTTAAAGTAGAGTTTATTCTTTTGAATGCAGTTTCACCCTCATCACAGCAATAATTATCCTGAAGATAAATATATCCCATATTCCACTCATTATAAGTAATATCCATCAATTTAACCCCCTATTTTATTTTAAACATGCTATATTCAAGCCTTTGTATTTAATATATTTATTATAGTATATTTAAATTTAGGTGTCAAGAAATTTTATAGTCATAATAAAAAATATTTAAATTTAACTATTTTTTAAACTCTCTATAAATATTTTAGCTAATTTGGGA includes these proteins:
- a CDS encoding TerB family tellurite resistance protein, producing MAWMGKLLGGTIGLSFGGPLGAVIGAAIGNHFDQSSSNYSQTRVSGTRARQRTNLNQQEKKQTIFFTSIFSMLAKFAQADGTVNRAEVKTIDNFIKNELKLRGEARQLAIKVFDEAKRKNNSFEEYAQQFYNNFKNEQTLVLGMFDLLFRIAAADNDFHHKEKEYIKKAQRIFGLNESQYQSIRSQYFESADLDNYYKILECSPQADFKEVKRQYRKKAKEFHPDNVIGKGLPEEFVDFAEQEFKKINDAYEKIKAEKNA
- a CDS encoding YaaA family protein, coding for MKIILSPSKTQNHKRKSTKKGKSIIAEKMTQKLFNYLKSLSKKELATELDIQGNLLDRTYELYQNHKFSDKTIPALECYNGAVFKQIELENFEKKEINYLQEKLVIISPMYGPLTAQTEIWPYRLEMKLKPNRIKLKEYWQEIMKNYFAKTDLIINLASNEYSKVVKDNYQGKIINFYFKEEKEDGSLKTVGYYVKQNRGKLLNKLIKNQVQSLKEIKELNVNGYQFEPKESDANNYKFIKAYK
- a CDS encoding NAD(P)-dependent oxidoreductase; the encoded protein is MKIVIIEPLNISMAKIEEYRKKMELEGHQLIAYSKRAETEAEMIKRAEVADILVIANQPLSAEVINACPKLKFISVAFTGFDHLAIEACRKNEILVANAAGYANQAVTELVFGLVIDLMRKIKKADAFVRNSKTKASLIGTELAGKNFGIVGFGAIGQKVAQVANSFGCKILVDKHKEYNFEADFEVEYLELEKLMQKSDIVSLHVPLKETTQNLITSEELALMKKSAILINTARGPVVNSQDLAKALNNGEIGGAGIDVFEMEPPIPKSHPLLKAKNTILTPHLAFATEEAFLKRAEIVFENIENWLAAKPQNLV
- a CDS encoding C4-dicarboxylate TRAP transporter substrate-binding protein, which translates into the protein MKKITLTLAVLLILGTVIFGGTALAADDYDITIRLSHVFHPDEDLSIVIENVTERIKEKTDGDVNIIVFPNNQIASYKDGVEQVIRGANFISAEDPTYIGDYVPDFTALVGPMLYDSYDEYLAMTKTELVQDLKKEAEEEHNIKILSLDYIFGFRNLITDQVIRTPEDLEGIKLRVPGSQLFIDTLNAMGANSTPLPWGETISALQQGVVDGIEGTEFTNLADGIYEIKKNVATTRHFLGTLGIYISADVWDEMPAEYRTIVQEEFDKGSLELVNRLKNSHAEVVSELEANGVKFNSVDREAFVEATEHIYDEFPGFSPDIYQRLQSELEIIREDLENK
- a CDS encoding MATE family efflux transporter; the encoded protein is MEVKSKSSRMGEEPILKLLFKLSAPAIAGMLIQALYNIVDSIYVGRLSTDALSALSISFPVQMFLIAIGVGTGVGTSSLISRLLGEGNKCRANNVAEHVFFIAIIYGILGGLVGIFFSEDIVRLFTDDPVLIDLGYQYINIILTGSIAIFLPAIFNYTLRGEGNTFLPMLTMVIGGVLNMILDPFLIFGLGPFPQLGVAGAAYATVFSRIIGGIFISFILFSDKNELTLKLKDFKFDFQIIKEIYNVGIPAMANRLLFSMAIVFINLILGAFNSTAIAVMGLIFRMQSFFLMMVFGLTQGYLPIVGYNYGHNNPERMKKTILVGNAVALSFGVFGFVIFQLFPEAIISLFNSDPKLLRIGIDAFRKVSLSYFFLVLNIVGVATFQAIGRGMPSFILTFLRQAVFLVPGMYLLGEFFGLDAVWFGFPIAELTSFLIMLFWLTIAIKDAMANMRKAA
- a CDS encoding MgtC/SapB family protein, translating into MVSEKNIIINLILALFLSGLIGFEREQHDRPAGLRTHVLVGTGATIIMMISLAMHNIHVENDAGRIAAQVVSGVGFLGAGTIIKEGFSVKGLTTAASLWATAAIGLAIGGNFYFLAVLTTLFVIVSLYLLNSIEFNKNSNKYRRLKFRLKNENEILSKISNILNTDQLRIRGMQIKRDFRKLSESENEIIVKYKLESGDKEKLLQAANKLLENEEIIELDISD
- a CDS encoding ABC transporter permease codes for the protein MNNITFLSLVKREISRFSKVAIQTIFAPLISTGLYLIIFSYSFQNREVARYAIPYIDFIVPGLIMMSLIQNSFANTSSSLIGAKYNGIIIDFLLAPFSHIELTLGFMIGGMVRGILVGSVTYLVATFFYGGAVAHPFLALFFAILVSAIFSLFGIIAGLWAEKFDHVSIFSNFFITPLTFLSGVFYSVKGLPGIWSTVSLFNPVFYMVDAVRYSFIGQSDIAPAFSALIMASLAALLLVVVTYLFKIGYKVKS
- a CDS encoding TRAP transporter large permease — encoded protein: MAFVPVIIAFILYFTGIPIAFALIAAALSYFSFINVGMPPDLILQRFVSSSASFPMLAIPFFIMAGSIMNYSGISASLMKMADVLTGHLTGGLAQVNIVLSLLMGGISGSANADAAMQCKILVPEMEKRGYSRAFSTAVTAASSSVAPVIPPGIDLIIYALIAQVSVGKMFLAGYAPAIIMGLTLMVTVSIIAKKRNYAPSRAKRASLKEIFTQARKSIWALFLPFGIILGLRAGMFTPTEGGAIAVLFCTLVGIFVYKELELKHLPLILKDTIYSTSTVMFIIIAASIFGYYMTWEMIPQALSAALLSATNSKILMLLMVNLLLLILGMFLEGGAALIILAPLLVPVVTGLGVDPVHFGAIAIVNIMIGGITPPFGSMMFTSCSITGVEISDFVKEVYPFILALIVALLVVTYVPGIVMFLPNLF
- a CDS encoding TRAP transporter small permease, with product MKILGKLEEILSASFILITVILVIMNVIMRYLLNMGIFWTEEVATYCFVWSVFLGASAAYKQRIHIGIDLLTRIVPENLKPLSKMIINFFMILINGYITYLAVIFVSFSIGKPTPVLGVSSAYVNSAVLVAFALMTFHALRYFIKNLKLMVKENNN
- a CDS encoding ABC transporter ATP-binding protein yields the protein MSRAIKIENVNKSYGDLQALADIDLEIKQGEFFGLLGPNGAGKSTLIGILGGLVKKDSGQVTVLGKDIISDYRKTKKSLGIVPQEITFDPYFTVRETLEMHSGYFGIKDNSAKIDELLRALSLKDKAEIGPRELSGGMKRRLLIAKALVHDPEIIVLDEPTAGVDVELRNSLWDYVIDLNQKGKTIILTTHYLEEAEALCDRIAIMDQGKIIKIDSKENLINSIDKKLIKIQFKNLASNIENELAEFQFELNKTEKELIIEAAKKDLDQIMTKINNLKLEIVDLNIESAKLEDVFIKLTNLGGETDE